From a single Brassica rapa cultivar Chiifu-401-42 chromosome A01, CAAS_Brap_v3.01, whole genome shotgun sequence genomic region:
- the LOC103858387 gene encoding F-box/LRR-repeat protein At1g48400 isoform X1, translating to MGDSISSLPDEILGKLLSLVPTKEAASTSVLSKRWRNLLSLVDRLSFDESMVVYPNEEEATKGSQRFCDFVDKTLALLHNSPAIKTFSLCRVAKTMSHNHESARLNRWIWTAMEQGLLELHLYAPASRSTVNIEPRVLRSNTLLKLTISGHYDIDVDSDGEDSDDEDIDESLDVFFPALKSLSLMVALDIESYPRIIHACPVLEELTIRNGDFSDMGPLWGGTVVEHASIKRLVIATHVPDHIDYYLLLEYFQNACQTVRFQAPSLVYLDYSSLVFRKYDVGDLDSLVEARLSLKLWRSTSHYDYDDDYYYDCSGSLCDDDDPSPPIFGDVTCLVAVIRNITTLHLSPDSLEVFHFCCKSMPIFNNLLNLSIESNNQNGWQVMPLLLKSCPNLQTLVFKGLVHKVTNRCGDACACNPQNPSLKNSKKMKKKKKICCLQTCPVKVLEISNYGGCFQEVEQMRHFLGNLKCLETVKVGVDPDNKGNAEFLRANLMNLPKLSSKCTIQLL from the exons ATGGGGGATTCAATTAGCAGTTTGCCAGATGAGATTCTTGGCAAACTCCTGTCTCTAGTTCCGACAAAAGAGGCTGCTTCCACATCGGTTCTGTCCAAGAGGTGGAGGAATCTTCTGTCTCTTGTAGACAGGCTTAGTTTTGATGAGTCGATGGTTGTCTATCCTAACGAAGAAGAAGCAACAAAAGGTTCACAACGCTTCTGTGATTTCGTAGACAAGACACTTGCTCTGCTACACAACTCTCCCGCCATCAAGACATTCTCTCTCTGTCGTGTAGCTAAGACTATGAGTCACAACCACGAATCCGCCCGTCTCAACCGTTGGATTTGGACTGCAATGGAACAAGGTTTATTGGAACTACACTTGTACGCCCCAGCCAGTAGGTCTACTGTTAACATAGAACCTAGGGTACTTAGGAGTAACACACTGCTTAAGCTCACAATCTCCGGTCATTATGATATTGATGTAGATAGTGATGGTGAAGATAGTGATGATGAAGATATTGATGAATCTCTGGATGTGTTTTTCCCCGCCCTCAAATCACTTTCTCTGATGGTTGCGCTTGATATTGAATCCTATCCCCGAATCATCCATGCTTGTCCTGTGCTGGAAGAGTTAACCATACGCAATGGGGACTTTTCAGATATGGGGCCACTTTGGGGGGGTACGGTTGTGGAACATGCATCCATCAAGCGTCTTGTGATTGCTACGCATGTTCCTGACCATATTGACTACTATCTCTTGTTAGAGTATTTCCAAAATGCTTGCCAAACAGTTCGTTTCCAAGCACCAAGTCTCGTCTACCTTGACTATTCTAGTCTTGTCTTTAGAAAGTATGACGTTGGTGATTTGGATTCTCTTGTCGAAGCAAGGCTGAGTCTCAAGTTATGGAGGTCAACTAGTCATTATGATTACGATGATGATTATTATTACGATTGTAGTGGTTCTCtttgtgatgatgatgatccaaGCCCGCCTATATTCGGTGATGTTACATGTCTTGTTGCTGTTATAAGAAACATTACCACCCTTCACTTGTCTCCTGATTCCCTTGAG GTGTTTCATTTCTGTTGTAAATCCATGCCTATCTTCAACAACCTTCTTAATTTATCTATCGAGAGTAACAATCAAAATGGCTGGCAAGTAATGCCACTTTtgctcaagtcttgtccaaatCTACAAACTTTAGTCTTCAAg gGTCTTGTTCACAAAGTAACAAATAGATGTGGAGATGCATGCGCTTGTAACCCTCAGAATCCAAGTCTGAAAAATAGTAAGaagatgaaaaagaagaaaaaaatatgttgtcTACAGACATGTCCAGTGAAGGTGCTAGAGATTTCAAACTATGGAGGTTGTTTTCAAGAGGTGGAACAAATGAGACATTTCTTGGGAAATTTGAAATGTCTTGAAACTGTAAAAGTTGGTGTTGATCCGGACAACAAAGGGAATGCTGAGTTCCTGCGAGCTAATCTAATGAATCTTCCCAAACTTTCATCAAAGTGCACTATTCAACTCCTctaa
- the LOC103858377 gene encoding berberine bridge enzyme-like 17, with the protein MKVVFVMFLAMLVSVSSQAVVQKPNIGNFLQCLRDRSDPKNPITKAIFTPQNSTFTSSYVSYTKNKRYSNPNDTNLIAIVEAKHESHVQATVVCAKSNRVQIRIRSGGHDYEGLSYTSSLPFAVLDMNNLRSITIDVSGKKAWVQAGATLGELYTKISEASKTLAFPAGVCPTLGAGGHISGGGYGNLMRKYGISVDHVVDAQLVDVNGKILNRASMGEDLFWAIRGGGGASFGVILSWTINLVEVPETITVFNVNKTLGQGATDVLYKWQLVSSKLPRELFLRAMPQITKGANKTIAVKFIAQFLGSSKKLMEIINKNLPELGLKGEDCYEMSWLNTTTFWADYPVGTSTSVLLKRPSTPPGAFFKSKSDYVKKPIPKEGIEKMWKTMLKFNNHVFMQWNPYGGVMDKIPANATAFPHRKGNLFKIQYFALWIDANATKANLALMKELYDVAEPYVSSNPREAFLNYRDIDVGSNPSGMTNVVEGKIYGSKYFVGNLNRLMNVKAKYDPDNFFRHEQSIPPLRAM; encoded by the coding sequence ATGAAAGTAGTTTTCGTTATGTTTCTTGCTATGCTTGTTTCAGTTTCATCACAAGCAGTAGTACAGAAACCAAATATAGGAAACTTCCTCCAATGCCTTCGTGATCGGAGCGATCCGAAGAATCCCATCACAAAAGCCATCTTCACTCCCCAAAACTCAACCTTCACCTCGTCTTACGTGTCATACACGAAAAACAAAAGATACTCAAACCCTAACGACACAAACCTAATAGCCATCGTTGAGGCAAAACATGAATCCCATGTTCAAGCAACTGTGGTCTGCGCTAAGTCCAACCGAGTCCAGATCCGTATCCGAAGCGGCGGTCACGACTACGAAGGCCTTTCATACACCTCTTCCCTGCCGTTTGCAGTTCTCGATATGAACAATCTAAGGTCTATTACCATTGACGTGTCCGGCAAGAAAGCTTGGGTTCAAGCTGGTGCAACCCTAGGAGAGCTCTACACAAAAATCTCTGAAGCGAGTAAAACGTTAGCGTTTCCGGCTGGCGTTTGCCCCACTCTAGGAGCCGGAGGACACATCAGCGGCGGAGGGTACGGAAACCTAATGAGAAAATACGGAATCTCTGTGGATCATGTCGTCGATGCTCAgttagttgatgtcaacggcaAGATCTTGAACCGTGCCTCCATGGGAGAAGATTTGTTTTGGGCTATTCGCGGCGGTGGTGGCGCCAGCTTCGGCGTTATCCTCTCGTGGACCATCAACCTAGTTGAAGTCCCAGAGACTATAACAGTTTTTAACGTTAACAAAACGTTAGGACAAGGAGCTACCGATGTTCTGTACAAATGGCAGCTTGTCTCTAGCAAGTTGCCTAGAGAGCTTTTCTTGAGAGCAATGCCTCAAATCACAAAAGGAGCGAATAAAACCATCGCGGTTAAGTTCATCGCTCAGTTCTTAGGCTCATCAAAGAAGCTCATGGAGATTATAAACAAGAACTTACCTGAACTAGGGCTAAAAGGCGAAGATTGCTACGAAATGAGCTGGCTTAATACGACGACGTTTTGGGCGGACTACCCGGTCGGGACATCGACAAGTGTTCTTCTGAAAAGGCCATCTACTCCGCCAGGAGCGTTCTTCAAAAGCAAATCAGATTACGTCAAGAAACCGATCCCTAAAGAAGGTATTGAGAAGATGTGGAAAACAATGTTGAAATTCAACAACCATGTGTTTATGCAATGGAACCCTTACGGTGGAGTGATGGACAAGATTCCTGCGAATGCAACCGCGTTTCCTCACAGGAAAGGAAACTTGTTCAAGATTCAGTATTTTGCATTATGGATAGACGCAAACGCCACAAAAGCTAACCTAGCTTTGATGAAAGAACTCTATGATGTGGCTGAGCCGTACGTGTCAAGCAACCCGAGAGAGGCGTTTTTGAATTATAGAGACATTGATGTTGGAAGCAATCCTAGTGGTATGACAAATGTTGTAGAAGGTAAGATATATGGATCCAAGTATTTCGTGGGGAACTTGAACAGATTGATGAATGTTAAAGCTAAGTATGATCCTGATAATTTCTTTAGGCATGAGCAGAGTATTCCTCCTCTTCGTGCaatgtaa
- the LOC103858359 gene encoding putative leucine-rich repeat receptor-like serine/threonine-protein kinase At2g24130 → MASSLFIIFFLTILPLSVLSATVLEDLANLTPPPDFTNTITQNCIRNPLLRYCNNTSSSSSSPMDIVEIFRSTIVASHLCNESKNPNCVESFPKIRIHSRPKTAALYLSFDFFWKYCPLTVVEIDLVNNSLNSEFPTNVLSCAQLRTLDLSYNQLSGFVPVQNLTGLANLTRLNLSYNRFSEDNKISDSEFFKRFNASSFVHSGVLPDAKRYKVKVLVLLIVFPITVILLCFCLGWMCLKRPDYLPRTCRRNHKFTSEMIDAATDEFSDQKLVSKSGGVDIFRGTLRDGTEAKIEVYTEKVSKEKRREFAEECEAVFKLRHKNFVRVLGWCNGRSLRALVTEWTYGESLETWLNSSLACSWRRRLRVVMGVVDGLFYVSEHWPEVTLGLSTSSVLLSDKDQEPLISQFKIGDGNNSSTNIFNFGLFLLEMITNLRPDEAQEDSDRRYLEYIRVHYPDNLERVIDEKMKVEERMLEKVKQGITLGLMCTDKPPLKQPSLTQIYDLVVSLYESSSRHH, encoded by the exons ATGGCGTCTTctctcttcatcatcttcttcctcactATACTTCCCCTCTCAGTTCTCTCCGCCACAGTACTCGAAGACCTCGCAAACCTCACTCCCCCTCCCGACTTCACCAACACCATCACCCAAAACTGCATCCGCAACCCACTTCTCCGCTACTGCAACAAcacttcctcttcctcttcctctcccATGGACATCGTCGAGATCTTCCGCTCCACCATCGTCGCAAGCCACCTCTGCAACGAGTCCAAAAACCCCAACTGCGTCGAGTCTTTCCCCAAGATCAGAATCCACAGCCGCCCCAAAACCGCCGCTCTCTACCTCTCCTTCGACTTCTTCTGGAAGTACTGTCCCTTAACCGTCGTCGAGATCGATCTCGTCAACAACTCTCTCAACAGCGAGTTCCCCACGAACGTCCTCTCTTGCGCTCAGCTTCGAACCCTTGACCTGAGCTACAACCAGCTCTCCGGTTTCGTCCCGGTTCAGAACCTAACCGGTTTAGCGAACTTGACGCGTTTAAACCTCTCGTATAACCGTTTCTCCGAGGATAATAAGATCTCCGACTCCGAGTTCTTCAAACGGTTCAACGCCTCGAGCTTCGTACACTCCGGTGTTCTTCCGGATGCGAAGCGTTACAAGGTGAAGGTTCTAGTCTTGTTGATTGTATTTCCGATAACGGTGATCCTCCTCTGTTTCTGCTTGGGGTGGATGTGTCTGAAAAGACCTGATTACTTACCGAGAACGTGTCGGAGAAACCACAAGTTCACGTCCGAGATGATCGACGCGGCGACGGACGAGTTTTCGGACCAGAAGCTTGTGAGCAAGAGCGGTGGGGTGGATATTTTCAGAGGAACGTTGAGAGATGGTACGGAGGCGAAGATAGAGGTTTATACGGAGAAGGTTTCGAAAGAGAAGAGGCGTGAGTTCGCGGAAGAGTGTGAGGCGGTTTTTAAGTTAAGACATAAGAACTTTGTGAGAGTTTTGGGTTGGTGTAATGGTAGAAGCTTGAGAGCTTTGGTTACTGAGTGGACTTATGGTGAAAGTCTTGAGACTTGGCTGAACTCTTCTTTGGCTTGTTCGTGGAGAAGGAGGCTAAGAGTTGTTATGGGAGTTGTGGATGGTTTGTTTTATGTATCGGAACATTGGCCTGAGGTTACACTTGGTCTTAGCACAAGCAGTGTTTTGTTGTCGGATAAGGATCAAGAACCGTTGATCTCCCAGTTCAAGATTGGAGATGGAAACAACTCATCAACAA ATATATTCAACTTTGGattgtttcttttggagatgatTACGAATCTAAGACCTGATGAGGCACAAGAAGATTCAGACAGGAGGTATCTTGAGTACATAAGAGTTCATTATCCGGATAATCTAGAGAGAGTGATTGATGAGAAGATGAAGGTTGAGGAGAGGATGTTGGAGAAAGTCAAGCAAGGGATTACACTTGGACTTATGTGTACTGATAAGCCACCATTGAAGCAACCGAGCTTGACGCAAATTTATGACTTGGTGGTTTCTTTGTATGAGTCTAGCTCAAGGCATCATTGA
- the LOC103858387 gene encoding F-box/LRR-repeat protein At1g48400 isoform X2 translates to MGDSISSLPDEILGKLLSLVPTKEAASTSVLSKRWRNLLSLVDRLSFDESMVVYPNEEEATKGSQRFCDFVDKTLALLHNSPAIKTFSLCRVAKTMSHNHESARLNRWIWTAMEQGLLELHLYAPANSDGEDSDDEDIDESLDVFFPALKSLSLMVALDIESYPRIIHACPVLEELTIRNGDFSDMGPLWGGTVVEHASIKRLVIATHVPDHIDYYLLLEYFQNACQTVRFQAPSLVYLDYSSLVFRKYDVGDLDSLVEARLSLKLWRSTSHYDYDDDYYYDCSGSLCDDDDPSPPIFGDVTCLVAVIRNITTLHLSPDSLEVFHFCCKSMPIFNNLLNLSIESNNQNGWQVMPLLLKSCPNLQTLVFKGLVHKVTNRCGDACACNPQNPSLKNSKKMKKKKKICCLQTCPVKVLEISNYGGCFQEVEQMRHFLGNLKCLETVKVGVDPDNKGNAEFLRANLMNLPKLSSKCTIQLL, encoded by the exons ATGGGGGATTCAATTAGCAGTTTGCCAGATGAGATTCTTGGCAAACTCCTGTCTCTAGTTCCGACAAAAGAGGCTGCTTCCACATCGGTTCTGTCCAAGAGGTGGAGGAATCTTCTGTCTCTTGTAGACAGGCTTAGTTTTGATGAGTCGATGGTTGTCTATCCTAACGAAGAAGAAGCAACAAAAGGTTCACAACGCTTCTGTGATTTCGTAGACAAGACACTTGCTCTGCTACACAACTCTCCCGCCATCAAGACATTCTCTCTCTGTCGTGTAGCTAAGACTATGAGTCACAACCACGAATCCGCCCGTCTCAACCGTTGGATTTGGACTGCAATGGAACAAGGTTTATTGGAACTACACTTGTACGCCCCAGCCA ATAGTGATGGTGAAGATAGTGATGATGAAGATATTGATGAATCTCTGGATGTGTTTTTCCCCGCCCTCAAATCACTTTCTCTGATGGTTGCGCTTGATATTGAATCCTATCCCCGAATCATCCATGCTTGTCCTGTGCTGGAAGAGTTAACCATACGCAATGGGGACTTTTCAGATATGGGGCCACTTTGGGGGGGTACGGTTGTGGAACATGCATCCATCAAGCGTCTTGTGATTGCTACGCATGTTCCTGACCATATTGACTACTATCTCTTGTTAGAGTATTTCCAAAATGCTTGCCAAACAGTTCGTTTCCAAGCACCAAGTCTCGTCTACCTTGACTATTCTAGTCTTGTCTTTAGAAAGTATGACGTTGGTGATTTGGATTCTCTTGTCGAAGCAAGGCTGAGTCTCAAGTTATGGAGGTCAACTAGTCATTATGATTACGATGATGATTATTATTACGATTGTAGTGGTTCTCtttgtgatgatgatgatccaaGCCCGCCTATATTCGGTGATGTTACATGTCTTGTTGCTGTTATAAGAAACATTACCACCCTTCACTTGTCTCCTGATTCCCTTGAG GTGTTTCATTTCTGTTGTAAATCCATGCCTATCTTCAACAACCTTCTTAATTTATCTATCGAGAGTAACAATCAAAATGGCTGGCAAGTAATGCCACTTTtgctcaagtcttgtccaaatCTACAAACTTTAGTCTTCAAg gGTCTTGTTCACAAAGTAACAAATAGATGTGGAGATGCATGCGCTTGTAACCCTCAGAATCCAAGTCTGAAAAATAGTAAGaagatgaaaaagaagaaaaaaatatgttgtcTACAGACATGTCCAGTGAAGGTGCTAGAGATTTCAAACTATGGAGGTTGTTTTCAAGAGGTGGAACAAATGAGACATTTCTTGGGAAATTTGAAATGTCTTGAAACTGTAAAAGTTGGTGTTGATCCGGACAACAAAGGGAATGCTGAGTTCCTGCGAGCTAATCTAATGAATCTTCCCAAACTTTCATCAAAGTGCACTATTCAACTCCTctaa
- the LOC103858387 gene encoding F-box/LRR-repeat protein At1g48400 isoform X3, translated as MGDSISSLPDEILGKLLSLVPTKEAASTSVLSKRWRNLLSLVDRLSFDESMVVYPNEEEATKGSQRFCDFVDKTLALLHNSPAIKTFSLCRVAKTMSHNHESARLNRWIWTAMEQGLLELHLYAPANSDDEDIDESLDVFFPALKSLSLMVALDIESYPRIIHACPVLEELTIRNGDFSDMGPLWGGTVVEHASIKRLVIATHVPDHIDYYLLLEYFQNACQTVRFQAPSLVYLDYSSLVFRKYDVGDLDSLVEARLSLKLWRSTSHYDYDDDYYYDCSGSLCDDDDPSPPIFGDVTCLVAVIRNITTLHLSPDSLEVFHFCCKSMPIFNNLLNLSIESNNQNGWQVMPLLLKSCPNLQTLVFKGLVHKVTNRCGDACACNPQNPSLKNSKKMKKKKKICCLQTCPVKVLEISNYGGCFQEVEQMRHFLGNLKCLETVKVGVDPDNKGNAEFLRANLMNLPKLSSKCTIQLL; from the exons ATGGGGGATTCAATTAGCAGTTTGCCAGATGAGATTCTTGGCAAACTCCTGTCTCTAGTTCCGACAAAAGAGGCTGCTTCCACATCGGTTCTGTCCAAGAGGTGGAGGAATCTTCTGTCTCTTGTAGACAGGCTTAGTTTTGATGAGTCGATGGTTGTCTATCCTAACGAAGAAGAAGCAACAAAAGGTTCACAACGCTTCTGTGATTTCGTAGACAAGACACTTGCTCTGCTACACAACTCTCCCGCCATCAAGACATTCTCTCTCTGTCGTGTAGCTAAGACTATGAGTCACAACCACGAATCCGCCCGTCTCAACCGTTGGATTTGGACTGCAATGGAACAAGGTTTATTGGAACTACACTTGTACGCCCCAGCCA ATAGTGATGATGAAGATATTGATGAATCTCTGGATGTGTTTTTCCCCGCCCTCAAATCACTTTCTCTGATGGTTGCGCTTGATATTGAATCCTATCCCCGAATCATCCATGCTTGTCCTGTGCTGGAAGAGTTAACCATACGCAATGGGGACTTTTCAGATATGGGGCCACTTTGGGGGGGTACGGTTGTGGAACATGCATCCATCAAGCGTCTTGTGATTGCTACGCATGTTCCTGACCATATTGACTACTATCTCTTGTTAGAGTATTTCCAAAATGCTTGCCAAACAGTTCGTTTCCAAGCACCAAGTCTCGTCTACCTTGACTATTCTAGTCTTGTCTTTAGAAAGTATGACGTTGGTGATTTGGATTCTCTTGTCGAAGCAAGGCTGAGTCTCAAGTTATGGAGGTCAACTAGTCATTATGATTACGATGATGATTATTATTACGATTGTAGTGGTTCTCtttgtgatgatgatgatccaaGCCCGCCTATATTCGGTGATGTTACATGTCTTGTTGCTGTTATAAGAAACATTACCACCCTTCACTTGTCTCCTGATTCCCTTGAG GTGTTTCATTTCTGTTGTAAATCCATGCCTATCTTCAACAACCTTCTTAATTTATCTATCGAGAGTAACAATCAAAATGGCTGGCAAGTAATGCCACTTTtgctcaagtcttgtccaaatCTACAAACTTTAGTCTTCAAg gGTCTTGTTCACAAAGTAACAAATAGATGTGGAGATGCATGCGCTTGTAACCCTCAGAATCCAAGTCTGAAAAATAGTAAGaagatgaaaaagaagaaaaaaatatgttgtcTACAGACATGTCCAGTGAAGGTGCTAGAGATTTCAAACTATGGAGGTTGTTTTCAAGAGGTGGAACAAATGAGACATTTCTTGGGAAATTTGAAATGTCTTGAAACTGTAAAAGTTGGTGTTGATCCGGACAACAAAGGGAATGCTGAGTTCCTGCGAGCTAATCTAATGAATCTTCCCAAACTTTCATCAAAGTGCACTATTCAACTCCTctaa
- the LOC103858368 gene encoding berberine bridge enzyme-like 17, which produces MKEVLCVLFFVLVSVSYAKVTKPNTDNFLRCLRSRTSPEYPITEAIYTPDNSIFLTSYLSYAKNKRCSDPNNTNLIAIIAAKHESHVQATVVCAKSNGVQIRTRSGGHDLDGLSYVSSIPFVVLDMHNLRSITVDVRSKKAWVQAGAIMGELYTKIAEKSKKLAFPAGICPTVGAGGHISGGGYGNLIRKHGLSVDHVVDAQLVDVNGKILNRSSMGEDLFWAIRGGGGASFGVILSYTINLVEIPKTITVFKVNKTLEQGATDVLYKWQLVSSKLPRELFLRAMPDLKIGAKPGDKTIAVKFYAQFLGSSEKLMKIINKNLPELGLKREDCYEMSWLNTTMFWMNYPVGAPTSILLDRPSAPPGQFYKGKSDYVKKPIPKEGMEKIWRTMLKFNNVWMQWNPYGGVMDKIPANATAFPHRKGNLFKIQYFALWTDANATDANLGLMRELYGVAEPYVSSNPREAFLNYRDVDVGSNPSGETNVEEAMIYGSKYFVGNLKRLMDVKAKCDPDNFFRYEQSIHPLLAM; this is translated from the coding sequence atgaaggaAGTACTTTGTGTTCTGTTTTTTGTTCTTGTTTCAGTTTCATATGCAAAAGTAACGAAACCAAACACTGATAACTTCCTCCGATGTCTTCGTTCTCGGACAAGTCCAGAGTATCCGATCACCGAAGCAATCTATACCCCTGATAATTCCATCTTCCTGACATCTTACCTGTCCTACGCGAAAAACAAAAGGTGCTCAGACCCTAACAATACAAACCTAATAGCCATCATTGCTGCAAAACATGAATCTCATGTTCAGGCAACCGTGGTCTGCGCCAAGTCCAACGGAGTCCAGATCCGAACCCGTAGCGGTGGTCACGACTTGGATGGCCTCTCCTACGTCTCATCTATACCTTTTGTCGTTCTCGACATGCACAATCTCAGATCTATTACCGTTGACGTGCGCAGCAAGAAAGCTTGGGTTCAAGCTGGAGCCATCATGGGAGAGCTCTACACAAAAATCGCTGAAAAGAGCAAAAAGTTAGCGTTTCCAGCTGGTATCTGCCCAACGGTTGGAGCAGGAGGCCACATCAGCGGTGGAGGGTATGGGAATCTGATTAGAAAACACGGTCTCTCGGTGGATCATGTCGTTGATGCTCAgttagttgatgtcaacggcaAGATCTTGAACAGATCTTCCATGGGGGAAGATCTGTTTTGGGCGATCCGCGGCGGTGGAGGTGCGAGCTTTGGCGTTATTCTCTCATATACAATCAACCTAGTTGAGATCCCAAAGACTATAACAGTGTTTAAAGTCAACAAAACATTAGAACAAGGAGCTACTGATGTTTTGTACAAATGGCAGCTTGTCTCTAGCAAGTTGCCTAGAGAGCTTTTCTTGAGAGCAATGCCTGATCTCAAAATCGGAGCGAAACCAGGCGATAAAACCATCGCGGTTAAGTTCTACGCTCAGTTCTTAGGCTCATCAGAGAAGCTCATGAAGATCATAAACAAGAACTTGCCTGAACTAGGGCTAAAACGTGAAGATTGCTATGAGATGAGTTGGCTTAATACGACGATGTTTTGGATGAACTATCCGGTTGGTGCACCAACGAGCATTCTTCTGGATAGACCATCCGCTCCACCAGGACAATTCTACAAGGGCAAATCGGATTACGTCAAGAAACCGATCCCTAAAGAAGGCATGGAGAAGATTTGGAGAACAATGTTGAAGTTCAACAATGTGTGGATGCAATGGAACCCTTACGGTGGAGTGATGGACAAGATTCCGGCGAATGCCACGGCGTTTCCTCACCGGAAAGGAAACTTGTTCAAGATTCAGTACTTTGCGTTATGGACCGACGCAAACGCTACGGATGCTAATCTAGGTTTGATGAGAGAACTCTATGGTGTGGCGGAGCCGTACGTGTCAAGCAACCCGAGAGAGGCGTTTTTGAATTATAGAGATGTGGATGTTGGAAGCAATCCTAGTGGAGAGACGAATGTTGAAGAAGCTATGATCTATGGATCGAAGTATTTCGTGGGGAACTTGAAGAGATTGATGGATGTTAAAGCTAAGTGTGATCCTGATAATTTCTTCAGGTACGAGCAGAGCATTCATCCTCTTCTTGCAATGTAA